The following are encoded together in the Balaenoptera acutorostrata chromosome 9, mBalAcu1.1, whole genome shotgun sequence genome:
- the KCNA4 gene encoding potassium voltage-gated channel subfamily A member 4 yields MEVAMVSAESSGCNSHMPYGYAAQARARERERLAHSRAAAAAAVAAATAAVEGGGGSGGGAHHHHHQLRGACTSQDPQSGRGSKRRRRQRPEKKKVHHRQSSFPHCSDLMPSGSEEKILRDLSEEEEEEEEEEEEEEEEEEEEEEGRFYYSEDDHGDECSYTDLLPQDDAGGGGYSSVRYSDCCERVVINVSGLRFETQMKTLAQFPETLLGDPEKRTQYFDPLRNEYFFDRNRPSFDAILYYYQSGGRLKRPVNVPFDIFTEEVKFYQLGEEALLKFREDEGFVRDEEDRALPESEFKKQIWLLFEYPESSSPARGIAIVSVLVILISIVIFCLETLPEFRDDRDLIMALSTGGHSGLLNDTSAPHPENSGHTIFNDPFFIVETVCIVWFSFEFVVRCFACPSQALFFKNIMNIIDIVSILPYFITLGTDLAQQQGGGNGQQQQAMSFAILRIIRLVRVFRIFKLSRHSKGLQILGHTLRASMRELGLLIFFLFIGVILFSSAVYFAEADEPTTHFQSIPDAFWWAVVTMTTVGYGDMKPITVGGKIVGSLCAIAGVLTIALPVPVIVSNFNYFYHRETENEEQTQLTQNAVSCPYLPSNLLKKFRSSTSSSLGDKSEYLEMEEGVKESLCAKEKCQGKGDDSETDKNNCSNAKAVETDV; encoded by the coding sequence ATGGAGGTTGCAATGGTGAGTGCGGAGAGCTCAGGGTGCAACAGTCACATGCCTTACGGTTACGCCGCGCAGGCCCGGGCCCGGGAGCGTGAGAGGCTGGCTCACTCGAGGGCGGCTGCGGCGGCCGCTGTCGCCGCGGCCACAGCTGCTGTGGAAGGCGGTGGGGGGTCTGGAGGGGGcgcccaccatcaccaccaccagttGCGTGGGGCCTGCACCTCCCAAGACCCTCAGAGCGGCCGGGGAAGTAAGAGGAGGAGGCGACAGCGGCCCGAGAAGAAGAAAGTCCACCACCGGCAGAGCAGCTTTCCTCACTGCTCCGACCTGATGCCCAGTGGCTCCGAGGAGAAGATCCTGCGGGATctgagtgaggaggaggaggaagaggaggaagaggaggaggaggaggaggaagaggaagaggaggaggaggagggaaggtttTACTACAGTGAGGACGACCACGGCGATGAGTGCTCCTACACCGACCTGCTGCCCCAGGACGATGCGGGCGGTGGCGGCTACAGCTCGGTCCGCTACAGCGACTGCTGCGAACGCGTGGTGATCAACGTCTCAGGCCTGCGCTTTGAGACCCAGATGAAAACTCTGGCCCAGTTTCCCGAGACTTTGTTGGGGGACCCTGAGAAGAGGACTCAGTATTTCGACCCTTTGCGTAACGAGTATTTTTTTGACAGGAACAGGCCTAGCTTTGATGCCATCTTGTATTATTACCAGTCAGGGGGCCGCCTGAAGAGGCCCGTCAACGTCCCCTTTGATATCTTCACTGAGGAGGTGAAGTTCTACCAGCTGGGGGAGGAGGCCCTGCTCAAGTTTCGGGAGGACGAGGGCTTTGTGAGAGACGAGGAGGACCGGGCCTTGCCAGAGAGTGAGTTCAAAAAGCAGATCTGGCTGCTCTTTGAGTATCCAGAGAGCTCCAGTCCGGCGAGGGGCATAGCTATCGTCTCGGTCCTGGTCATCCTCATCTCCATTGTCATCTTCTGCCTGGAAACCTTGCCAGAGTTTAGGGACGACAGGGATCTTATCATGGCCCTGAGCACAGGCGGGCACAGTGGGTTGTTGAACGACACCTCGGCCCCCCACCCGGAGAACTCAGGGCACACGATATTCAACGACCCCTTCTTCATTGTGGAGACAGTCTGTATTGTGTGGTTTTCCTTTGAGTTTGTGGTTCGCTGCTTTGCTTGTCCCAGCCAAGCCCTCTTCTTCAAAAACATCATGAACATCATTGACATTGTCTCCATTTTGCCTTACTTCATCACGCTGGGCACGGATCTGGCCCAGCAGCAGGGGGGTGGCAACGGTCAGCAGCAGCAGGCCATGTCCTTTGCCATCCTCAGGATCATCCGTCTGGTCCGAGTATTCCGGATCTTCAAACTGTCCAGGCACTCCAAGGGCCTGCAGATCCTGGGCCACACGCTCCGAGCCAGCATGCGGGAACTGGGCCTTCtgatcttcttcctcttcatcggGGTCATCCTCTTTTCCAGTGCTGTGTATTTCGCGGAGGCGGATGAACCGACTACCCATTTCCAAAGCATCCCAGATGCATTTTGGTGGGCCGTGGTGACCATGACAACTGTGGGCTACGGGGACATGAAGCCCATCACTGTGGGGGGCAAGATCGTAGGGTCTCTGTGTGCCATTGCAGGTGTCTTAACCATTGCTTTGCCAGTGCCAGTGATTGTCTCTAACTTTAACTATTTCTACCACAGAGAGACTGAAAATGAAGAACAGACACAGCTGACACAGAATGCAGTCAGTTGCCCGTACCTCCCTTCTAATTTGCTGAAGAAATTTCGGAGCTCTACTTCTTCTTCCCTGGGGGACAAGTCAGAGTATCTAGAGATGGAAGAAGGGGTTAAGGAATCTCTGTGTGCAAAGGAGAAGTGTCAGGGAAAGGGGGATGACAGTGAGACAGATAAAAACAACTGTTCTAATGCGAAGGCTGTGGAGACCGACGTGTGA